The window TGTTAGGATTAAAAGCCTCAACCACTGAAGAAGGGGTCGAAAGCCTCGTTACAGCGGTTGTAAACTTAGCGAAAGAATTAAAGATTGAAATGAGCATTGCAGCACAAGGAGTTAGTGAAGAAGAGTTTAAAGAGAGGGTTTCATATTTGGCAGACAGGGCTTTCGAAGATCAATGTACAACGGCGAACCCCAAAATGCCACTTGTAAAAGAAATCGAGGAAGTATATTTGAATGCTTTTAAAGGCGTTTAAATAAAGGAGCAGTTGACAATCGAACGGAGCTTAAAGCGGCTCCGTTTTTCTTAAATCTCCATTAGAGGTGAGTGAAGATGGAACAATGGGAAGGATTCAAAAAAGGCCCATGGACAAAAAAGGTAAACGTTCGTGATTTCATTTTGAAGAATTACTCTCCATATGAAGGAAATGATACTTTCTTAGCACCAGCTACAGAAGCAACAAATAAATTATGGACCCAAGTGATGGAATTGACCAAACAGGAACAGGAAAAAGGCGGCATCCTTGATATGGACACCGAAATCGTTTCCACCATTACCTCACATGGTCCTGGGTATTTGGATAAAGAACTTGAAAAAGTAGTGGGAGTTCAAACAGATAAACCTTTTAAACGATCGATGCAGCCTTTTGGCGGAATTCGGATGGCTAAAGCTGCTTGTGAATCATATGGCTTTGAGTTAAGCCCTGAAGTTGAAAAAATCTTTACTGAGTATCGCAAAACACACAATCAAGGTGTATTTGATGCCTATACAAAAGAAATGCTGCTTGCACGTAAAGCAGGGATTATTACCGGATTACCCGATGCCTATGGCCGTGGACGAATCATTGGGGATTATCGACGTGTCGCTTTATATGGTGTGAATTTCTTAATAAAAGAAAAACAAAAGGACTTTAATAATACAAGTAATATAATGGCGGAAGATAACATCCGTTTACGTGAAGAACTTTCAGAGCAATATCGAGCACTTAATGAACTTAAACAACTTGGAACCAGTTACGGATTTGACCTATCACGACCTGCTCAAAATGCACAAGAAGCATTCCAATGGCTATATCTTGCCTATCTTGCAGCCATTAAAGAACAAAACGGTGCAGCGATGAGCCTTGGACGTGTATCTACTTTCCTTGACATTTATATCGAAAGAGATCTGCAAAATGGCGCTTTGACTGAATCTGAAGTACAGGAAATCGTTGACCACTTTATTATGAAGCTCCGAATGGTGAAATTCGCCCGTACACCTGATTATAATGAATTATTCAGCGGTGACCCTACTTGGGTAACTGAATCAATTGGAGGTATGGCTCAGGATGGACGTTCACTGGTTACGAAAAACTCTTTCCGTTTCCTTCATACACTTGATAATTTAGGTCCGGCACCAGAACCGAATTTAACCGTTTTATGGTCACCACGGCTTTCTGAAAACTTTAAACAGTATTGTGCCAAAATGTCGATTAATACCAGCTCCATTCAATATGAAAATGATAACATTATGCGCCCTGAGTACGGTGATGATTACGGTATTGCCTGCTGTGTATCTGCAATGGAAATTGGAAAGCAAATGCAATTCTTTGGTGCACGTACAAACCTGGCAAAAGCCCTGCTTTACTCCATAAACGGCGGTGTAGATGAAAAGTTGAAAATTCAAGTTGGACCTTCGTATCAGCCAATCACTTCAGAAGTATTAAATTATGAAGAAGTAATGCAGCGGTTTGATCAAATAATGGAGT of the Bacillus sp. 1NLA3E genome contains:
- the pflB gene encoding formate C-acetyltransferase is translated as MEQWEGFKKGPWTKKVNVRDFILKNYSPYEGNDTFLAPATEATNKLWTQVMELTKQEQEKGGILDMDTEIVSTITSHGPGYLDKELEKVVGVQTDKPFKRSMQPFGGIRMAKAACESYGFELSPEVEKIFTEYRKTHNQGVFDAYTKEMLLARKAGIITGLPDAYGRGRIIGDYRRVALYGVNFLIKEKQKDFNNTSNIMAEDNIRLREELSEQYRALNELKQLGTSYGFDLSRPAQNAQEAFQWLYLAYLAAIKEQNGAAMSLGRVSTFLDIYIERDLQNGALTESEVQEIVDHFIMKLRMVKFARTPDYNELFSGDPTWVTESIGGMAQDGRSLVTKNSFRFLHTLDNLGPAPEPNLTVLWSPRLSENFKQYCAKMSINTSSIQYENDNIMRPEYGDDYGIACCVSAMEIGKQMQFFGARTNLAKALLYSINGGVDEKLKIQVGPSYQPITSEVLNYEEVMQRFDQIMEWLAGLYINTLNIIHYMHDKYSYERIEMALHDTKILRTMATGIAGLSVVADSLSAIKYGEVKVIRDENGLAVDFVTTGDYPKYGNNDERVDSIAVEVVETFMQKLRNHATYRNSVHTLSVLTITSNVVYGKKTGNTPDQRRAGEPFAPGANPMHGRDIKGTLASLASVAKLPYSEAMDGISNTFSIVPKALGKEEGAQIRNLVSILDGYTNITGHHLNVNVLNRETLMDAMEHPEQYPQLTIRVSGYAVNFIKLTKEQQLDVINRTFHESL